The following DNA comes from Gadus macrocephalus chromosome 5, ASM3116895v1.
TCTCGATAACCCCCATGGGCACACACTTacccacgcacatacacacacacacccggtcacgcacccacacacacgctcaaacacaggcacaaacacacaaatagttCCAGACTACACTGTATAAAAAAAGGGCGAAATTAATCATCAGAACAAGGGGTCCATCATTTAGGAGCGGCTTGCGGCCTGTCTTTCGGCAGGCTGCTCccaaggaggagaagaggagcagagagggggtggaggaggaggaggagagagtaggggaCTCTTTAAACAGAGTCCAACCCACCACCTCTGCCCTGGCCGTCCCAGGACACTACAACTCTATGTGGGGATCTGAGAAAGGAAGAAGCaaaaaaggggagggggggagagagagcgtttgATTACTTCATGCAGAGATAATATGTATGCATCTCtccatctgtgtatgtgtgtgtgtctccgtgcgtgtgcgtacgtgcgtgtttctgtgtgctctACCTGTGCCGCTGGGCTGTGTCCCGGTGGGGGTCTTGGGGTCTGTGTGCTGTCTCTCCTGGACCCTGCTGAGGAGCCGTTTGACCTCCTGGTCGTAGTCGGCCCACTCCGGGACGATGCGGACCGCCGCGTGCAACTTGGGCTCCTTGGTCCGAGGGTTGTTGCACTGGAGCGGGCGGGACGCACAGGGAGCTAGCTTAGCTTAGCTTATTTAAGTTTAGCTTAGTTCAGCTTAGTTTAATTTAGCGGATTTTAGCTTAGTTTAGCTGAGTTGAGCTTAGCGTAGCAATTTCTATGGTTcaacagtagtatagtagtggtgtAAAATGTGTACAACAACGTTATATTAATATCATATAACATCATAACGACCTTTAGTGAATAACGACAATAGGAtaaatataatttgtattattacgCATGATAGCATAAAAACAATGTAGGAGACAACAAAACTAAACACTGATTACTTTGGCGGAAACAGCACCATCTCCTGGGAAACACCAGTATTGCAGAGCTTGGTTTTTCGTGCTAAATGGATGTGAACTAAGCCAGGTGTAGGAAGTAGGGAGCAGGTGATGACCTCTCAGGGTCGACTAGGTCAGGTCAGGTGAGGGTAGGGAGCAGGTGATGGCCTCTAAACCTTAACACGAAAAAGGTCTGTTTTTATCTTGACCCCGTCAACCCGGGTCAGACTTGTTTGTGAGAGGTAGACTAGTTCAGGTGAGGGTAGACTAGGCCACGTTAGGGTAGACTAGTTCAGGTAAGGGTACACTAGGTCAGGTGAGGGTAGACTAGTCCAGGTGAGGGTAGACGAGGTCAGGTGAGGGTAGACTAGTCCAGGTGAGGGTACACTAGGTCAGGTGAGGGTAGACGAGGCCAGGTGAGGGTAGACGAGGCCAGGTGAGGGTAGACGAGGTCAGGTGAGGGTAGACGAGGCCAGGTGAGGGTAGACGAGGTCAGGTGAGGGTAGACGAGGTCAGGTGAGGGTAGACGAGGTCAGGTGAGGTAGAGAGCCCGGTGGTCCTACCAGGTCGATGGTCTTGGCCTTCTTCTTGGAGCTGTCGTCGCACCAGGTCTCGCACCACAGCCACTCCTGAGGGAGGGACTTGATGGGCACCTGGTGGATCATGTTGTTGGggaggtcctgggggggggggggggagttacaGCATCAATACACACATCACGTCCTggtgaggtagagagacatcCCTGGTCCAGgctagagggacagacaggcaaGCAGAAAGACAGACCTGGTccagggtagagagacagacctggtccaggtcagagagacagacctggtCAAGAGAGACAGACCTGGTCTAGGTCAGACCTGATCCAGGTCAGAGACAGACCTGGTCCAGGTCAGAGAGACCGACCTGGTCCAGAGACAGACCTGGTcgaggtcagagagacagacctggtcgaggtcagagagacagacctggtcgaggtcagagagacagacctggtCGAGGTTGGAGAGGCTGTTGGGGTCCTGGCTGAGGCCCTGGTACTGCCCTCTGAGTCGGTCTCCGGCAGCGATCTTACGGAACTTCTTCAGGTCCACCACGTAGagagcactgacacacacacacacacacacacacacacacacacacacacacacacacacacacacacacacacacacacacacacacacacacacacacacacacacacacacacacacacacacacacacacacacacacacgaaaataaTTGGGAGAGCATTGAGATGCACAagcatgtacacatacatacgcgCTGGAATCGTCCAATCAATTCAGATATTTTACATTGAGGTAACCCTTTAGAGACCAATAAACGGCCCCGTTTAAAGAGCGTCTTCTACCTGATGTGGTACTTCCGGCCCGCCAGGTGACTGGCCCAGTAGCCAGACTTCCAGAAGCGGTATCCGTCCATCTCCCGCCGGCTCTCGCAGAACGGCGTGTAGCCATAGGGGGCGCCCTCCAGGTCAAAGTCACGCAACTCCTTCAGGTCCGTACGTAcgatctgaggaggaggaggaggaggaggaggaggaggaggggggggggggggaggagttggggcgaggagggggaggaggagaaaggggggaggaggtggggcgaggaggaaggggggaggggggagaggaagaggaggaggtcaggaggaagaggagaatgaTGAATGGATGAGAAGGGGAGAATAAGGAGGTTTCGGTCAGGACAGTGCGAGAGGAGCCGAGTGATTTATTGCATGGATTGGGGAGCAACTTTGAAGTGACATTTTGTTCCATAGAGCCCAGAGTTGGTCAAAGCGATCGTCTTCGCAGCCACGGGGATATATGGCCGCCAGGTCCTCATTAATCACCACGTTTACAAAGTCGACCAAAAGGATTAACGGCAAAGAATAAGAAACAAATCGCCCGGCctcagagagaggatgggggcgACCTTGGAAGACCCTGGAGTCACGTTTACTTACTCCTATTCTCTCACGACACTAACGATTGTTTTGAATAACTGAAGAAGGCAAAACTCGAACGATAGATGAGAGAAAGCATAAGAAAGCGTTGGAATGCGAGCTTGTTGAATATTGTGCTGCAAATGCACTTTGTCtgaatattaataatacaaGAATTGACTCAACTTTATAATTTTGAACAAACAGATGCCCAGACGCTCATAGAAATAAGTAAACATAAcgcacaataaaaaaacacaccaatttCTTATCAATCAATTTCACCATCTCTGTAGCAACATATATAGataaaaaccctaacccatcaatatatagatatacgCCTAACCCTAACGATTATGGTAAGgcgtatatatgtatacatatatatatatattagtgctgtcagttaaacacgttattaacggcgttaaagcaaaccaattttaacgatgttcatttttttatcgcgcgattaacgcaattcttttatttcttttattttttttctttggctcaaaacaaagaagcagtagcctgactgctatgttcaaggcagtatcttTGTACGTTCATCGTTtaatcagtatatgccaatgttgttatcaataaaaaaacatttgcacaaggcaagccgatgcacttctccatgttgataagagcattaaaatgagaaaaattaatgggaaaaagaaatcaagggatatttagcatagaaaaaagaattgCGATTCATCGCAattgctcgcgattaatcgtgagtaaatatttgaatcgcttgacagcactaatatatatatatatatatatatacatcgatATATAGATACAGTATATTGGTATGTTTATGGTGGTATCCGGGGGGCAGCAGCTACTTAGGATAGGCTGCTCACCTGCACTAATACGCGTTCTAAAACCTTAACTAACGTTAGCTAACGTTTAGAACCAGAATGGCCGTCGGGCCATAAGGCCCCTGTGACCTGTGGGGCGCTGACCTGGTCGGCGTCCACAAACAGGAACTTGTCGACGGCCAGCGGGAAGAGCACGTCCAGGAAGAGGATCTTGTAGCCCCAGATGATCCGCTGCTTCTCCCTCTGCTGGTGCAGCCAGCGGGGCCACTTGTACTGGACCAGCTCGTACTGGAACCCGTACTCCAGCGCCATGTGGGGGATGGACTCctgcatacgcacacgcacacacacgcacaatgttATGATGTGcagaaaaatatttaaaaagaaaaacataaatatgCATAACTAAATATAAtggaatatataaaaaaatacaatatccATTTAAAATAGGAATATGAAAATattgaaataaacatgactaAAAACGATTTGATATAATATGTATAGACATATCAGAATATTTATagaaacataaatataaaataaatgatagtattaaatataaaataaatgatattgttaaatataatatatatatatatatatatatatatatatatatatataattacaaaATGAGAGTGTTTTAACTAGATGTGTCgagatttttaatttctttactTTGAGAATGTTTCATTCTTTTTGAAGATAATGTTTGTTGAATCCCAACAAATGTGGAGTaatatgtgaaaaaaaaaaaaaaaaaggtaagtgTAACGTTCTAATGTGGTTTGGAGAGGGAGCGGGGCAGACCTTGAAGGCCGGTGACAGGAAGTTCTTGAGGAACCAGAACTTGACGGGAGTCTGGGTGTTCTTCAGAACCGACAGCATCATGATCCTGAGAGGGGAACCAGAGAACAGAGACTCAGACAGAGAGTTTAAGATGAGGAAATTCTTCTAAAcatctttttaaaataaatacaatctgAATCAAGAACAATATAGAAAATACTTTACATCTGCATTTACAATAAAGAGTAAATACGATAAGAAAATATCGACTTGTTTTTGAATGAGAATAGCAACCAGAAAGAAATAATTATTGAAAAAGGAACCTGACTATCATCACTATACAGGTGACCCATCACTCACCTGAGGATCCTCTATACAGGTGACCCATCACTCACCTGAGGATCCTCTATACAGGTGACCCATCACTCACCTGAGGATCCTCTATACAGGTGACCCATCACTCACCTGAGGAATCTTTCGTACAGGTGACCCGATGCCACAGAGAAGATGTTGATGACGTCGTCCTTCTCCTGCTTGGGCTCCTCTGGCTTCACCCCGCCTGTGaaccctctggaggaaggaaggagggagggagatattAAAAACGAGAGCAAGGACGTTTGAATCTGTTCCCTAAACACAGATCTCAGGTCAACACAGATCTCCAGTAAACACAGATCTCAGGTCAACACAGATCTCAGGTCAACACAGATCTCAAGTAAACACGGATCTCAGATGGCAAGTGAACACAGATCTCCAGTGTACACAGATCTCCAGTGAACACGAGATCTCCAGTGAACACGAGATCTCCAGTGAACACGAGATCTCCAGTGAACACGAGATCTCCAGTGACATTATACCTGGTCGGAGAAGGTTTGTTGTatgtttgtacgtcctggcacttaaaaatcgTTATTAGCATTTTGTAGCGTTTGATCCTAGctctctttgttgtatacggggaaggggttaacctagcgGTTGTGAGTGCTTGGCACATGGTTCTatcaacatccttactgtaccgacagcgatatattgttgtttctcttcttctgacaaatgtacttattgcaagtcgctttggattaaagagTCTCCTAAATGCAGACCGGGTACCCGGTGGTCCCAGTGTAGACGGGTGAGTGGTGAGGGGGGCCGTACCCGGGGGTCCCAGTGTAGACGGGGTGAGGGTGAGTGGTGCCGTACCTGGTCAGCGACTCCCAGAAGCCCGAGTCGTTCTCCGGGGTGCCGTCGCTCAGCAGCTCCTCGCTCATCTTGTCCGCCTTCTTCTGCACCTGAGACCAGAACCATGACAGTCATGTcgacagtacacacacacacacacaaacacacacacagacacacacactctctccctctccccacacacacacacacacacagacacactctctctctctctctctctccccccacacacaatacTTCGCAGACTGCTGGCCAACCGACCTTGACTTTGATGACCCTGGTCTTGAAGTTGTTCAACACCACGGTGATGTCATCGGAGTCTGCCGGGGAGTCTGTACCGTCATGGCTTCAATGAAGAAATATAGAGATACTACAAGTTAGATCGAGCACAAAAAAGCTACAAAGGTGCAAGGCCCGCAGCCGAACCCGTGTTGTGGACCATCTCGACGGTCGACAATGCTGGGGCCCtcacctgtcccccccccccccctctcacccgtaCGCTCCCTcagcctcaccccctccccccgcacctgtcccatcctcacctgtcccccccccccccctctcaccctcaccccctcacctgacccatcctcacctgtcccccctccccgctcaCCTGTAGATCTTGTAGATGTCGTCTGAGCGTCCTTTCCTCAGCTTCAGGGTCCAGGCTCCGGGGTTGGCCTTCAGCTGGAAGTATCCCTGCAGAGAGCCAATCGGAACCCCTTATGACgcgcctctcacctccccacccAATCAGAACCCCTTACGACccgcctctcccctccccacccaatCAGAACCCCTTACGACCCGCCTCTCACCTCCACACCCAATCAGAACCCCTTACGACCCGCCTCTCACCTCCACACCCAATCAGAACCCCTTACGAcccgcctctcacctccccacccAATCAGGACCCCTTACGAcccgcctctcacctccccacccAATCAGGACCCCTTACGAcccgcctctcacctccccacccAATCAGAACCCCTTACGAcccgcctctcacctccccacccAATCAGAACCCCTTACGACCCGCCTCTCACCTTCACACCCAATCAGAACCCCTTACGACCCGCCTCTCACCTCCACACCCAATCAGAACCCCTTACGACccgcctctcccctccccacccaatCAGAACCCCTTACGACCCGCCTCTCACCTCCACACCCAATCAGAACCCCTTACGAcccgcctctcacctccccacccAATCAGGACCCCTTACGAcccgcctctcacctccccacccAATCAGGACCCCTTACGAcccgcctctcacctccccacccAATCAGAACCCCTGACGAcccgcctctcacctccccacccAATCAGAACCCCTTACGACCCGCCTCTCACCTCCACACCCAATCAGAACCCCTTACGACCCGCCTCTCACCTCCACACCCAATCAGAACCCCTTACGACCCGCCTCTCACCTCCACACCCAATCAGAGCCCCGCACAATATGCCTCTCACAGTACACACCGGTAACATCGGAGCACTGAGAGGGCGCACAAAACACTCCTACTTCCACTCCTCCTTTAAATGTTATtctagtaggggggggggggggggggcgtcactCACCAGGTTCGCCATGACGATGGTGTCCACGATGACGGGCTCGGAGGCGGTCCCCAGGGTGAACTGCAGCCCGCGGGGGGGCTGTCCCGTGCTCACGTCGAAGCAGTGCCCCTCCAGGAGGAGGTGCTCCAGCTCGTACTGGGCCGCCACGATGCTGTCCACCTGGGGGGAGACACACGGTGTTAGGTGCACGCCTGCTCTCCTgactcacactcaaacagaaAGAGGACTGCATGTCAACGGCAGTAagcgaggggagggaggagtacTAGAAAGAAAAGACCACaaatgtgtttacaaatgtaaaTTGGAGACTTTAAAAGAGTATCAGATATGGTTAAAGATACTGGTGATAGGATAAACTAAATGGTTTTATAGGCATACTTAGTGCTAAAAAGAGAGTTAAGGCCTGGCTGTGCGTGCAACAGCACGTGTTCACCCTTAGAGGGAGCCCTCTGCAACAATAGCTCGTGTTCACCCCTAGAGGGAGCCCTCTGCAACAATAGCTCGTGTTCACCCCTAGAGGGAGCCCCTGAAGCCCGACCGCAGCCCCGTACCTCCTCCAGGTAGATGTTGTCCAGGTCGTAGCGCGTGCCCACCGACTCCACCATCCAGCTCTCGGGCGTGTTGAGGTTCAGGGTGAAGAGGGGCGTCTGGGGCATGTCCAGGAAGCGGGCTAGGGGCCCCGCCGAGACACTGCCGTCCGCCTGGAACCCCACCTCCGGCTCCAGCACGTAGCGGTAGAAGCTAGGGGACACAGGGGGGGGCCGAGAGGAAGGGGGGTTCAGAGACGCaggacgggaggagaggaggagagagggagaggggaagagggggtaccaggaggggggggaggggccacagGACGGGGGAAGAGGGGGTACAGGACggggatgagggaggggggttcCAGGGAGAGTACGGGACGGTGGTCCAAACGCCAGAAAAAGTGAAAAGTGGACTCCAAAGAGTAGACTGAAAACGAGGGCAGATCGATTACAGACGATCGACTGTGACAAAGGACCTGCAGTGGAGGTCGACTGTATCGACGCCGTGTGCTACATTATTGAAATGATACGTtatcatattttatattttcaatCATGTAGCCCACAACTCAGAACGTCTTTAAAATGCCAACACTGCTGTCGGTTTGGTATTGTGGGTGACGTTAATCTTTGAGATTATGAAATCAATAACTGTGAATACATTGGAAATGGGCTCAATCAGAGTATTTTACAAGGGCACGCGTTCTCCTCTCGGCTTGGCGTTGAGGTAAACAGATAAACACTTCCTGACATCCTGATGGGTCTACCAGAGGTTAGAATGACACAGCTCGCACAGAGAGAAGTGCACCTTAATGATGGTGGCTTCATCAgcatgaggtggtggtggaggtgacatTATAAACAGTGTCGTGTTCTTTGGAAAGGTACTCGAATcaggatcgcttttaactccctttatttggtaaaggttTAGTCTAgtctctatgaagcaaaaggaggggaattgtattgtGTAGGCACgcgtggagatacacttagtagggcatcagaaggatgcgttacctggagcgttctggccccctgggctatgtgttgtgactttaatacggggcaggcgtggactcagttatgtgctctgattggctaagcatggtgctgaactcccgcccCCTGGGATACCCGTATGTGTCTTGATGCTGTCCCTTgcggctatgtgttggcattgcaacttggtttgtggctatgtgcgggaattacacttgttcTTGTGGCCTTGAGCTTCTGGGTCTCTTGAACACCTGGGCGCTGGTATCTCTAGAATTAGTACATGAATGAATGGCTTCTTGTATGAGCCGGACGCCTCCCTAGGATgggaaagaagcctctctagtCGCCGAGgacatatgtggcctgttggtatgaatgtgtgaattatgttacaacAGGTGGAGGTGACTTTGtaaactggaggaggaggtgaagtggAGGTGATGTTATaatctggaggtggaggtgacttTGTAaactggaggtggaggtgatttTATAatatggaggtggaggtgacttTGTAAACTGGAGGTGATGTTATaatctggaggtggaggtgacttTATAAACAGGTGGAGGTGAGCTCACCTCTTGAGAGGCAGGTCAGACAGTTTGGATTGACAGTTCATGAAGACCCTCAGATTGATGTTCACCAGCTGCTTCAGAACCTAGGGGTCAAAGGTCGACCGGGCcggggggaggaaggaaagaaggagggGCTAGTTAGGTTTGGATCACTCACAGCGACCTAGCCTGTTGCTTCATCTTCATCACTGGCCGTTGGCAACAACTCCTCTCAAGTTGTTTTGAGAGGATTAAGCAGcacagatacaaaaaaaaaatacataaatacatctatTAATGTTGATTCAGGCAAGGATATTTTACAAGCCAAGGGTTTCCTGCATGGTCAAAATGATGGTCAAACTTTGCCTTGATTGATCAGAGAAGATACAGAATCTTTGAAAACTAAAACTCTTGCCACGACTGGACCGGACCGGTCACGACCAGACAAGACCATACCGGACCGGTCAGGACCGGTCAGGACCGGTCAGGACCGGTCAGGACCGGACCACGTGTGAACGTACCAGCAGCAGTGGAGCTACTTTCTGGGCGTCCCTGGTTACAGGATCCACCACGGCAACCACATCAAAGTagacctccccctctctgggcCGGATCTTCACAGCACtgagaacacaacaacaacaacaacaacgacgacgacaacatcatcaacaacaGCCAATTAGCAGGGCAGCCAGATGGAGGCGGGGTGCATTTGGTGTGCGGAGAATATTGAGTTAGACGTTCGCTTTGATACGCTCCGAAAAAAGGTTTAATTGTGTCGAAGGAAAACTTCAGTTTGATATAATGTGATTATTCTACACCCAGTCAGTCAAAGGAGGATGCATGAGAAAAGTTCCAAGtaccaaaaatatgaaaaaggaAGAAACAAGATAggcatgtataaatatataaagtatatatatttgtacacaCCCTGGTTTAGCTTACCTGAAGCGGTCGTCAGCGAAGCCGTACTCCACCCGGGCTTCTCCCTTGGGCTGAGCGGAGAGCAGAGCGTCCACCTTCATCACCAAGTCACTGGCcctactccacacacacacacacacacacacacacacacacacacacacacacacacacacacacacacacacacacacacacagagactccaGACCCAGTGACGTGATGTCCACTACCCAGTGACGTGATGTCCACTACCCAGTGAGCTGATGTCCACTACCCAGTGACGTGATGTCCACTACCCAGTGACGTGATGTCCACTACCCAGTGACGTGATGTCCACTACCCAGTGAGCTGATGTCCACTACCCAGTGAGCTGATGTCCACTACCCAGTGAAGTGATGTCCACTACCCAGTGACGTGATGTCCACTACCCAGTGACGTGATGTCCACTACCCAGTGACGTGATGTCCACTACCCAGTGACGTGATGTCCACTACCCAGTGACGTGATGTCCACTATCCAGTGAAGCGATGTCCACTATCCAGTGAAGCGATGTCCACTACCCAGTGAAGCGATGTCCACTACCCAGTGAAGGTAATGTCTGAACGACAGTCAGGGAACCGCAGTAGCAGTCGTTTGCTCGTGGCCACAGATCATTAGCCACAAGTCTGCTCACATTTTTCAGTTTGATCGAAACTGAGGCCGTCATCAAATAGCTATAGCGCGAGTCAGCGACTTTACCGTGACCCGCGCTTCACCGTGACCGAGGTGACCTCGAGGCTGGGGGACTGCTGACTCAGCGGCCCCCCCCAAGGGCCGAATTAACCAAGGGCCTCCCTTCTCCCCGCCCGGTGAGAAGGTCATCGCAGCAACACACACCAACTCCCCAACGTGTGTGTGAAAAAGTTAAtgggggaggtgatggtggtgatgtggAAGAGAGGGTTTGGGGTGGTGGCTATGGTGGTTaaggtgttggtgggggtggtggctatggtggttatggtgttggtgggggtggaggctatggtggttatggtgttggtgggggtggtggctatggtggttatggtgttggtgggggcggtggtgaaGGTGTTGGTGTAATGGTCTTGGTGGTGCTTGTGGTGATGATGGGTGGAGGTGctgtagagtggtggagagggaggtggcaGTGGAGgcggtagaggtggtggtggtggtggtggtgtgagagaggagaggtgctTACCGGTCCTCCTCGATTCCGAACTGCAAGACCTTGGTTTTGATTGGCTCTCCGGAGGTCTTGAGGATGATGCTCTCCAATAGGAGGAAGTCATCCTGGTTAaagacctcctcctctcccagcgGACCAATGACCTGCAGGTACGGAGAGAGGCGGCAAGAGTTAACGTTGGTGCGAGTGAGCGAGGGGGGGCGAGTGAGCGACTGTGTAGATTAGCATGTAGTTAAGAGTAAGAAGTTTGCATGTGGTTGTACGAGTGTGTGTACAAGAGTgtttgtgtaagagtgtgtgtttgtaagtgggtgtaagtgtgtgcaagtgtgtgatagtgtgtgtatgcgcgtgtatgcgcgtgtgtgtaattgtgtgagTGCAAGTGTATGTAGGTGTATGCGTgcaagtgtgcgtgcgtgtgtgtgcgtgcgtactcTTCCGTTGCTGACCACGGCCCTCTGGCCCCTCCTCAGCTTCAGGGCGTGGCTGCAGTAGACGCTGTGTGACCGCAGGAAGTCCAGCTTGGGCCCGTCGTACGCGCTCTGGAACAGATCCATGTCCAtcccctgtgggggggggggtgggggggtggggtgaagAAAACATGGAGGCCGGGGTTAGAGCCTGGACACACGGACAATGCGGGTTCTATGTGGCGTGACGTTTTCAATTgtgacacacaaatgcatgcactcgcaaagattcacacacacgcacgcacacacacacacacacacacacaccactcctgTGAACACATgcccatgcccacacacacacacacacacacacacgcacggacgcacgcacgcacgcacgcatacacactcctgggaacacatgcccacacaaacgcactccTGTGAACAcatacccacccacacacacacacactcacacacagtcacacggcccccaccccctcaccccgacGGCGAAGCTGCGTATGTCTGCGCCGGCCTCCAGCGCCCTGGCCGTGTCCTCCTTGGCCATCTTGGTGATGAAGTTCTTGGCGTTGTTGGCGGTCTGCGTCTGCATGGCCGCCCAGACGGCGCGCGCCACGCGGCTGCCCTCGGGCGTGACCGCCGCCGACGGGTTGTTGATCATCCCCAGACGCACGTTGTTGCTGCTTTTCtgtcgggggggaggaggagggggggtcgtGTTCACAGCGCGGACGGCTTTCGTAGTGCCATGAACCTGCCCAGGCCGAGGTTCTAGTCGCCGTTGATCGATAGGCCGACGCCGTGAAGCTAGGTGTGCTCTGTGTTGTGATACCATTACCACCAACACGGGGGAATATAAACAGCAGCACAGCACTCTGCCTGCTCGTCCCCCTAGTGGCAGCGTGGCTGTGTTACATGCGTTTTAATATTCCATCGTCCTGGCGGACAGTGGCCTGCTATTTTATCTTGGGCTCAATGGATTTGATTTTAGAGAATCTTGCGTTTCCTCACTTTCTGAAATACctttgctggtgtgtgtgcgtgcatgtgtgtgtcattatgtgtgcgtgtgtatgtgcatgtgtgtgagcgtgggtGCGTATGCaagtatgtgcgtgcttgcttgcttgtgtatgtgagtgtgtgcttgcttgcatgcgtgcacgcatgtgtgtgcgcgtgcgtatgtgtgggtgtgtcaccATGTGTTTGATGGCGTCGTAGAGCAGCTGGCGTCCGGACGGCTGGTCGAAGTCTCCCACCACCCAGAAGGTGACGGGACGGACGAAGCCATCAtctgtcaacaacaacaacaacaaaaacaagaaagGAAGACAGTGGATGAGGTCATGGCCACAAcgggaccaatcagaggcggggcatgaggggggagggtggggcatg
Coding sequences within:
- the uggt1 gene encoding UDP-glucose:glycoprotein glucosyltransferase 1 isoform X3, yielding MAAAGLRQAGFGTRLRMWLLWVSLLSVLSLVSGSADSKAVTTTLTTKWTATPLLMEASEFLAEESQEKFWDFVEANQNTEGEHDDTEQAYYQMILKRAGALLSSVHLNMLKFALSLRAYSATVHSFQQIASNEPPPPGCAAFFSVHGLKACDAQDLEGLLETAPTRPKPFLFKGDHRFPGSNPDAPVVILYAEVGSPAFSSLHRAAQAQAHDGRALYVLRHYLAKPSPNKVFLSGYGVELAIKSQEYKAKDDTQVQGAEVNATMIENDPVDEVQGFLFGKLKTLYPEIKEQLKELRKHLVESTNEMAPLKVWQMQDLSFQTAARILSAPAAEALNVMRDLSQNFPTKARSITKTVVSAEVRKEIEENQKLFKGSLGLQPGDSALFINGLHIDLDTQDIFSVFEVLRSETTVMEGLRSLHVDTPHIHDVLKLNVQPSDSDYAVDIRHPAINWINNLETDHRYSSWPYNVQELLRPTFPGVIRQIRKNFHNLVIVLDPTQENAAELLNVAEMFYTNNIPLRIGLVFVVSDEDDVDGMEDAGVALVRAYHYMCHEVDSQSAFEAVISMFNQVVPGGRLSVGDVVKVLEKRYPYVEVGSILGTDSSYEANRKEGRSYYSQTGLGPLPVVMYNGMPFQREQLDPDELETVTMHKILETTTFFQRAVYLGELATDHDVVDFMMNQPNVVPRINPRVLDTSRTYLDLSDTNNFFVDDYARFSTLDTKQRSTAVANSMNYMTKKDDGFVRPVTFWVVGDFDQPSGRQLLYDAIKHMKSSNNVRLGMINNPSAAVTPEGSRVARAVWAAMQTQTANNAKNFITKMAKEDTARALEAGADIRSFAVGGMDMDLFQSAYDGPKLDFLRSHSVYCSHALKLRRGQRAVVSNGRVIGPLGEEEVFNQDDFLLLESIILKTSGEPIKTKVLQFGIEEDRASDLVMKVDALLSAQPKGEARVEYGFADDRFSAVKIRPREGEVYFDVVAVVDPVTRDAQKVAPLLLVLKQLVNINLRVFMNCQSKLSDLPLKSFYRYVLEPEVGFQADGSVSAGPLARFLDMPQTPLFTLNLNTPESWMVESVGTRYDLDNIYLEEVDSIVAAQYELEHLLLEGHCFDVSTGQPPRGLQFTLGTASEPVIVDTIVMANLGYFQLKANPGAWTLKLRKGRSDDIYKIYSHDGTDSPADSDDITVVLNNFKTRVIKVKVQKKADKMSEELLSDGTPENDSGFWESLTRGFTGGVKPEEPKQEKDDVINIFSVASGHLYERFLRIMMLSVLKNTQTPVKFWFLKNFLSPAFKESIPHMALEYGFQYELVQYKWPRWLHQQREKQRIIWGYKILFLDVLFPLAVDKFLFVDADQIVRTDLKELRDFDLEGAPYGYTPFCESRREMDGYRFWKSGYWASHLAGRKYHISALYVVDLKKFRKIAAGDRLRGQYQGLSQDPNSLSNLDQVCLSDLDQVCLSDLDQVCLSDLDQVCLSTLDQVCLSACLSVPLAWTRDVSLPHQDVMCVLML